In Danio aesculapii chromosome 17, fDanAes4.1, whole genome shotgun sequence, the sequence atttttctccatttctcagtgaatatggataatatatattggtgcatttgaagaaaacagattcattaaacagatatatttatttaaggtACAGAAcgtctttagaaatggaaagactTTCAAtctatgcaaaatattgcaaaaaaatattactCTTGATTACTCttggtttctcttgatttttgccatttctgaaaattgtatttaatatttttccctagcATTATAAATTGggcctactaatttttgaaccattattgtaagttattttgtgagataaactccagatttggcttcagtactgactaaactaatgtatatgcacaaatataatattgtaaagcatcctatataaaatattaatttaaatgagagatttgtggggggtgtactcatatgctGAGCAttttatgtgtaaataaatacattataagtAATTTGTCAATCTCCTCAAGGGATAGTTCATAGTTCTCAGAAATGAAAATCTGCTGCTATTTTATTCACCCTCAAGGGATCCAAGTAGATTACTATTACTCTACAGTAGAATATAAGTTTTTAGCTTAAATTGTAATCATTGTAGTCATTAAATCCAAGTCAGCTGCTAAAAGCACTTTGAGAGTGAAAAAATCACAGTCACAGACCCGTAGCCAGCCTTTTAAAAGCattggttcttttttttcttaaaaagtggactttttgagtgccaaaaaaaaaaaaaaaaaaaaaaaccttgacacgcattacacattttaaaatcacaaaaGACTGGCACAGAAAAACAGAAAGTCAAACTGCTTACCACAAAATGTGTCAAAACTAACAAcaaaatcatttatattttacaaaaaaagttgCAGATGCTGTTGCTTTATTCAACAAATCGTTTTTCAACATTGATGTTTCCTGCAATTATATTGCATTACAATGTTTTCCTCTGCACTAAAGCAGCATTTTACATGTTAAAATCCAACTGTTGTTCCTTAAAGATCTTACAAACCccaaaatttgtttaattttatcttGTATTACCTTTTGGATTACAAGCCTTACAAGCCACCACGAGTCAGCTCTTACCTCATGTACTTGTCTTTTTCCCGTCAGATGTATCTGTGAATTCATATTATATACAAGATGATCAATGTTCATACATTAGGATTTTTTTCACACATCTACATGTGTAAAATAGGGAAAGATATACTTATTACCTAAAATCAATATTTTCTTAACAGACTCTAGGCCTAAATGGTATCTTCCAGAAACTATCGCTTGTGTTCGCCAATCACCACTTACTGCTAAAACAAATCAGTGTTTTACAAATGAGAAATAATTATATAAGCACTTACTGTAGATAAAGAGGCCAGCCaaagttattaaaaaagaaaaagctgtTTTGCAGGCTACCACAGCGCCATCGGTCGTGACAGTGGAGAACTGCAGCTCCACCTCAAACACTCGCGTCCGCGCACAGCAGTGACGTCATCGCAGTGTCCTGCAGCTTTTTGTGCGTTGATGGTTATCATATTTCGCAGCTAAAATGAAAATGAGTAACTTCGAGAGGACGTTGGCAGAGAACGTGCGGCGACACCGGATCATCTATGACCCGAATCTGCACGATCATGGTGACCTTGAGTTGACACAAACTGCGTGGAACGATATCTCCGCCGCCACCGGGAAAAACGAAGCGGAATGCCGTAAAGCGTGGAAAAATCTAAGAGACAAGTTTGTGAGGATCAAGAGGAAGATCCACACAAGCAGCAAGGATCCAGGCTCATACAGGAAGATCGTGGCAGAGCTGGGGTGGTTGTGCCAATATGTTAAACATCGAGAAAAAAGTCTGAATGCGAAGGTAAGCAACGCAAGTTGTTTTTATCGATGACGTGACTGTCTGATTAGCTTCTTATTGAGTTGGATCTGATTCTAGCTAATTAAATTGTATCATGTTGTCTTCTGCATATTGTGGATTTTGTTGTATGATTTATATGATTAAGAGACTTTATACAGTCGTACTCAAAATCTTCTAAAGTTCTGTCAGAAAGTAAACAAAGGGGCGTGGCTTGGGAAGCCTCTCACTTACCtttcatttaaaactgcattataaatatatgtgcgtgtgtatttCATGTTATATTAATTGTGAAATCTGTTTAACTTCATAATACCTCAGTCTTTTTTGAagatttatttatcatatttttatgaCAGTTTACAAACAAAAGTAAgagaatatatgtgtgtgtgtgtgtgtgtgtgtgtgtgtgtgtgtgtgtgtgtgtgtgtgtgtgtgtgtgtgtgtgtgtgtgtgtatatatatatatatatatatatatatatatatatatatatatatatatatatatatatatatacatatacatacatacatacatacatacatgcatacatacatacacacaatacaAGATTGATTAAAAGAATAAAAGTCAACCACGCTAAAATTTTCATTATGTTCAACAAACAGAATATGATGTGCATAAAcaatttataatgtgcttttatTTAGGTTGGCAGCATGGTgtattaggtaaaataaataatgcctCATACCTCAGTCTTGAGTGAGAAATCTGCCACGGTCACTCTAAAAACTGTTGAAAGGAGTAATCTCTTTCAGTCAGTAATATGCTATAATATGAAAGAAAATAATGTTAGTGCTTGTTTTTTAGTGGTTTTCAAAGTAAAGTTGTTTATTTTAGAGataataatgaatacatttacattgtaatcaggcatgggctggtataagattctgacggtatgataaccttggataaaaatatattgtataatataatggtttcacggttttgtgattactgccgtaaaatatattctttttaaatgtctgggcaaAAACAGATACCTTTTccccatttgaacacaatatattgtactttgagaaacatttataatattttgaagcagtaaacatgtcaagctgaATAATTCAGATTAATCATTGACTTTTggtgtctttattagtttcaaaaacagatttctttacattttaaatcgtCCTCTTTTGACATCTTttgtgctggagatactgttatcctataaaactacaaaacaaaacaaaacaaaaacatcttacatataccgtaggagcGGTATAACAGAAAGTTTTGGGGGGTTTAAAtcttttccaaactgcagtataccttgaaaacagttatcgtccaaTGCCTAATTGTAATAAATGGGAATATTTGTGAAACAGATCTATTTTTCTGTATGTTTATAATTTGTGCCGTTTAGACCTGAATGTGATTGTGTTTTCTTCATTAAGGATGGATGTAAAGGAGTCCCCTTTGAGGAGTTCATAAAGACAGAGAGCTTACAAATGTCCTCAGCATCAGGAACATCAGAGACTGGGACTTCAGACAACCCTTCACCTCTGTCCCTCATGCCTTCATCACCAGTTCCATCCACTCCTGTTCTCTCTACTCAATCCACTCTTGTTCCTGCTACCTCGTCCACACCGCCTCCACCCTGTCCATCGCCCAAATGTTACGCCTCGCCCTGTTTAGTTTCAGCTTTTTCTGTACAAAACATCTCACCCAGTTCCAATGCCTCACCATCTTCTTCAGATTTGATGCCAAAAAGGAAGTCGACCACTGAAGCCGGCTTGTTGAATATCTTGGAGCAGCTGGAATGGACAAGGGAGAAGATCGCACATCAGGACAGTGAGGATTTCAGATTCGCTTCTGTCATCGTGGACATGTTGGCCAAAATTGACCCTCGACTGAAATCCGAGGTTAAGTTCAAGATATATCAAATACTATATGAGGCTGAACAGAGAACCAACAAGTAACTAAAAGCATTCGCTGAGGACTCTGAACAATGGAAAGATTATTTTCTTAAATATGGCCGTTTTGCACAGCATTAGAAttgtaaatagttttatttatacttaaaacaattgtaaaagtatttgtttaataccttttattaaacatcgaataaaaatgttGAAACTGAACTGGACTGtgatttcatttttaatgaaGTTTCAAAACTTATTTGTGTATTGCTACTATGTGAAGACAAAGTGAACAGACAGGTCAAAGAATATGATCAGTTTTCATGTGGTATTAGA encodes:
- the LOC130244105 gene encoding uncharacterized protein LOC130244105; this translates as MKMSNFERTLAENVRRHRIIYDPNLHDHGDLELTQTAWNDISAATGKNEAECRKAWKNLRDKFVRIKRKIHTSSKDPGSYRKIVAELGWLCQYVKHREKSLNAKDGCKGVPFEEFIKTESLQMSSASGTSETGTSDNPSPLSLMPSSPVPSTPVLSTQSTLVPATSSTPPPPCPSPKCYASPCLVSAFSVQNISPSSNASPSSSDLMPKRKSTTEAGLLNILEQLEWTREKIAHQDSEDFRFASVIVDMLAKIDPRLKSEVKFKIYQILYEAEQRTNK